The Lemur catta isolate mLemCat1 chromosome 6, mLemCat1.pri, whole genome shotgun sequence sequence TAAGCAACTTCAGTTATCACTTAACGTACAACAAAGTAAGAATGATTTATGcctttttaagaaggaaaatgttTGATAGTATTCAATTTGGAAGGCTAGAAGTGGAATGTTTACTTAGCGTCTCACAGTATATCTAAGTTTAGAAGTGAATTTCAGTAcaaccacttagaaaaagaatttagCATAATCTAGTGCAGTTGAAAATGACCTAGTAATTCCTCTCTAAACTTAGACTGTAAGACCTAGAGAAATCTTGCCACACGTACCCCAGCATTTATGTACAAATGTTTATGCCACCATTGTTCATGACAACGGGATATTGggaacaactcaaatgtctgGATAAATTGTAGGTATTTATACGATTGGATACaatacagcaatgaaaaagaaaaaacttggaTTAACATGGATGACTTGAACAAGTTGAGTAAAACAAGTTGTGGTGGGATGACACATTAGAGGATACATGCAAGTAAGATAACTAAAAACCAAGGGAATGGTTAAGAAAATTCAAGGTAGTAGTTACGGTGAGAGGTGTAAATTTGAAATAGGTGAAAGCAATCAGGGTACTGgtaatgttttttgttgttgtttttaccaTGAGTGTTTGGTTTAGCATTtccaagaaaattatttgaataaaaggggaaaaagtgaATTACTTACCCAACCTTGGTTTATCCCATATTGACTCAGTATcagatgacttttttaaaaaacctttaaaaattcatttcagacAAATAGCATTCTTTCATAAGGTTCATGTGTGCTCTATCTCACCATgaaattttctttatgatttgaaTTGCTGTTTAAAATAGTGTGATATTTCATGTTACTATATCCATCTTCAGGGCTGAATTTATTGCAAAGCTTCATTAAACTGTTAAAGTATGGCATGGATATGCTTAAAAGTTCTGCAAGGATAGAAGGCTCTTTTGAATTTTGAGGTCAGCATTTATTATAAACTTGGGATGCTGCATATTTTCTAAGTACTCTTCAAGTTATGTTTTTAGTGTAAACTATCATGTCTTGAATAAATAGCCAGGgcaataaagagaaaaggaaaaatacttaagaatgaTCAGCATAGAATAAGGCTTAAAAAGGATCTCactttcaaaagttttattttctccttgtaGATCATTATTAGGTCAAGGTGTGGATATTATTGGAATGCAGCAGTAGCAATGAAATAACACCTTCTAGGAACTACATAAATTTATCTCAACTGGGATGACAATCTCTAAACAGTGAGCTTTGGTCATTTTTATTCTATGATTTGCAAGACTTATAACGTAAAGGCTTTCTGTTTCTTGAGGAGTaccttatttagaaatgttttagcCCTTTATTTACAGGGAAGGGGAGACAATTCAGATGGCCTTTTGGTCTGTTCAGTATTGAGCCTTAAGCCTAAGGCATATTAAAGATGTCATGTGTGTATCCCTATGATGTGTGCTTTTCCAACTTTTTCTTACTGGTTCAGCAGTGGTATAAATGGAATTATCCAAGTTCTGCCTATTGAGTGTAGATACCCAGTGATCCCAGTAAAATTTCGTGCTGTCAATCTTTGTATGTTTGTATTTAGAGAAATATCTGGCCGGTTAAGCCAGAGTTCTAATCCTTTGAATTGCAGGAAATTGAGGTCCTTTAAAATAGTATAACTATACTGCCTGTCAATTATAAAGTGGAACTTTGTATAACATGGTGTTATAAGTGGTTAGAgtgggaaaaggaaattaaattcagTGTTTTATAAGGAGTAAGAAAATGGGATGAAAAAATACTGTATACAATTTGAATTCCAAACAAAGCCCTTCACTTTCTGTAGATTAAAATGTGAAAGGCCAtcttagtgttaggattattctAGGAAAAGAAGCTTCTAATTTACATTTCAGGTTTGGCCAGTAGCTGTACTTGTATTCCAGTTGAGCTTGCCTGTTGTAAAGGgtatataaaaagatgaaattacaAGTAATCTGTTGAGTTTGAGTTTTAAAAACCTTAGGTAAGGCTTGTTAGTGGTTTCTTCTGTAAATCAGTAGTACCATTTGCCTGGGAACAAAAAGGAGATACAAGGTAAAGGTGGAGACATGGACAAAGGAAAGTCAATAAGTCTTTGTTCTGGCTGTTTTATTAGCATAAACTAAAGATGAAGACCAGCCCGCTAGTTCTTTATAGTTCCAGGTAGTTTTCCTTTGCAGATTAGGAGACAATAGGAATGCTCATCATAGTTTAAAGGGGAAAGGAATCCAAGAAGCTATTCTAAGTTTGGGGAACTTACTTGGAATGTATTTTTCTCCCTGTCCACAATCTTGCCCTTAATTTAAGTTTAAACTAATGTCTTCCTTTACCTACACTTCTATTACACAGAAGTAGAgatttgtgtctgttttattcactttaGTATCTCCAGCACAATTTAAAACAGTAACTGGTACATGATTGGTACCCAGtagctatttgttgaatgaatgcatgcagtTAATGCTAACTTGTGCTGTTTACTATGCCagagactttttttaaaggactttacacatattaattcatttcattttcacagcAACCTCTGAAATAGATGGTGGTATTATTTCTGCTTTGCATGGGAAACTGAGGTGTGGAGAAGTTAAATAATGTGCTCCAAATCATACAGTAACTGGCAGAATCAAAATTTAAACCTTATCTGGTTCCAGAATCAGTGATTATTAATCCCCATGATGTATTTCTCTAAATAcaggaatttaaaattttctgggattctttttgcttgtttttatggCACATAAAAtatgttgctttaaaaatactaatgaaCTAAAAATTTTGGTGTTTTCTAGATTTGGAGCAAGAGGTGGTGGTGGCCTTCCCCCGAAGAAATTTGGTAATCCTGGGGAGCGTTTACGTAAAAAGAAATGGGATTTGAGTGAGCTCCCCAAGTTTGAGAAGAACTTTTACGTGGAACATCCAGAAGTGGCAAGGCTGACTCCAGtaagtttttgtgtgtatgtgtttcacTTGTTTTATGTATAGATTAATGGACCAAACAGACTTATTTTCTAGAGTTTACTCATAATACTGCTGTTGCCATTCTATGTTTTATTCTGGTGTGgtgatatttttcttacattcttATTAAGACTGCTGATAGTCATAAGAGGGACCTGTTTAATTAAGCACATAATGTATTACTTCATCATCATTTGTTGATaatccttcccagcctccttgtCAGGCTTGATTGAAACTGTGTATTGTATATTAGGTCAtgtcttttcatctgtaaagtaaaataaatatgaaattggTATTGTACACTCATATTTGTCTCTTTAACCTCATGATCTTTTGGGTTCTTCCCATGAAATGGTTGTTTAGAAGAAAGTGTAATGGAAAGAACACTCAAGCCCAAGTTCCaagttttctgccttttcttagttctgaccttgggcaagttactcttTTCAACTATCTGTTTTCTACTGTGGAAAATGGGACTTTTAATTGCCTGCATCATTAACTCATAAAGCTGAAGTACTGTGAAAGCACTGTATACGGTATTAAACATATTTGCCATAATAACACTGGATGGGATGATAATTGTTCAGCTAGCTTGGAACATAAGGTTTTGAATGTTTAGAATaacttgtctgtctttttcttccatAGTATGAGGTTGATGAGTTACGCCGAAAGAAAGAGATAACAGTGAGAGGGGGAGATGTTTGCCCTAAACCTGTGTTTGCCTTCCATCATGCTAACTTCCCACGTAAGTGCTCTTCAATCTAGAATCAGTCTTGATTAAATTTGGTTAAATGGTAAATATGAGTAATAAGCTATTAAAACTTTCTGACccgggctgggtgtggtggctcacgcctataatcctagcactctgggaagccaaggcgggtggatctgagctcaggagttcgagaccagcctgagcgagagcgagaccccatctctactaaaaatacaaagagattatatggacagctaaaaatatatatagaaaaattagccgggcaggcatggtggtgcgtgcctgtagtcccagctactgaggaggctgaggggaggaggattgcttgagcccaggagtttgaggttgctgtgagctaggcagacgccatggcactctagcccgggcaacagagtaagactctgtctcaaacaaaacagaacaaaaccaaacaaaactttTTGACCCAGGCTCAGGATGTTGAAAAGACGAGTTAGAAGCCTTTGTATAAAGgtagtaatatattttatgtaatttttaaaatttttttattttttaaagcttgctCATTTGTTAGTGGTAAATACCTTATTGGTACATCAGAGTTCCTAATGCTTTTCTGTTCTCCAATTTAGGTGAGAACTTTTTAGGGTTTTGCCTCTGCcttttagaaaacagaagaatgagATTGCTTTCTAGCTGGATGTAATATGAATTTGGTAAACAGTGACTACCATGTGCCATAGCTGTAGATGCTTTAGGGCAGTGGTTGTTTTTGATGGAAGTGTAAATGGCTATAAGCTGGTCAGAGAATCAGTACGTTAAAAAAAACACTCTTTGGAGAGATCTGAAGCTGAGTAAATCTTGCCTTTAAGCTTAACAGTTTTTATTCTCTTACAGAGTATGTAATGGATGTGTTGATGGATCAGCACTTTACAGAACCAACTCCAATTCAGTGCCAGGGATTTCCATTGGCTCTTAGTGGCCGGGATATGGTGGGCATTGCTCAGACTGGCTCTGGGAAGACGTTGGCGGTAAGTACCAGCAAGTGAAGATCTTTAATATTGTAACTCATTTTGATATTTAATTGCCACATATATTCTCAGTTCTTCATAAAAGTGTCATTCAGGTAGTATAAGTACTATTTCAGCTTTTTAAGGTATTAGATATATGGAAGCATTTTATGTTCAAATTGACATTGTTGTGTTTAGCAGTGGTAAGTTCTGTTTTTCGTTTTCCCATTTAGGCATTATTAATTACGGTGATGAGTTTAGAACTATTAAGATGGTTTTAGTTTTGGGAAATGGTATAAACTGTCATTTTTCTCCCCCAGTATTTGCTGCCTGCAATTGTTCATATTAACCACCAGCCATACTTGGAAAGGGGAGATGGCCCAATTGTAAGTGTGTTTCGGTTTGTTTATAGTTCTAAGAATAACTGCAGTTGAATGATTATTGTGTTCAGGCACTGTGCTTTTCATACATATtatctgatttgatttttttaatttcaccctCCATATCTGAAAGTGATATCCCTGTCTTGCTTggaattaaatgacttgcctaaggtcatttGACTCAGCAATTGGCTGAGCTTAAATTTGAACCAGTCTTATTTTTAAGGAAACCATGCATATTGCCTTGGTATATAGTCACTCACTGTGCAGTAAAATCAAGTACAGTTCTTAATTGCTCGGTGATGCTGTGAGGGATACAAAGGAGGGATGAGAGGAGGTTACTGCCCGAAAGCTTTTGATATCAGGTTGCCCAGATATATTCTTTGTGGTTAAATactgtttttgtaaatgtttgtgGGACAGCACAATTTTCTGCTTTGATCATTTTCACTTATGCTATTTCCTGTAAAATTGGAGTAGTAGTCTCCAAACATTTTGAATGTATACACttacctgtttttttaaaaattgagattgCACTTGCCACATATATAAGTTCAGCATtccaaatctgaaatgctccaaaatccaaaacattttgagtgccaacatgatgatCAAAGGAAATTAcatgctcacgcctgtaatcctagcactctaggaggccaaggcgggaggatggcttgagcacaggagttcaagaccagcccgagcaaaagtgagacccccctgtctactaaaaataggaaaattagctgagcattgtgatgcgcacctgtagtcccagctactggagaggctgaggcaggaggatcacttcagcccaggagcttgaagttgcagtgagttatgatgacaccactgcactctacctggggtgacagagtaagattcagtctcaaaaaaaaaaacttaggtaGTACAATCTGTAAACTCACTTAAGTAATACATATAAACTGTAATGAATCGTGATGTTAAACCAAGTGATGAGGAGTCCAGTATCATTCCATGTGTTAATaagttgtaataatttttttccacactCCAGTGTACTAGCTCTTCCCCCTTCCTACTTCCCAAGGTAGCACATACTTAGAAAGTAATTGACAATAAGGAAAGAATTAGATTACCTTTTTATACTTTGTTGttggcttgttttgtttgtttttacatggGGTGGGTATCTCAAGTGTGTTTCTGTTTCAGTGTCTAGTTCTGGCTCCTACCAGAGAGCTTGCCCAGCAGGTACAGCAGGTGGCTGATGACTATGGCAAATGTTCTAGATTGAAGAGTACTTGCATTTATGGAGGTGCTCCTAAAGGTCCCCAGATTCGAGACTTAGAGAGAGGTAACAAAATATTGTAGTGTATAAGAATTGTTATTTTATCTTAACTTTACCAATTTCTGTTGAAATTGGAGAAAATAGTGGGTTCTTGTGAAAAAAGTCAGCATTTCAGCAGCTTGGAAATTTTCATATATGGTTAAAGTAGCTATTTTGGGAGAGAATGTTCAACATGGCTAGAGACTCTAATTTCATGAAGATTTGGTGATTGTACATAAATTATCTTTGTATCATGGTTTTTCAAGTACTGTGTTAAAATTAGCTACTATTATGCAGCATTGGGTACAACTTCCAGACTAGAGCTGGTGCTTCTTAGTTTGTTTGCTGAGGCTTgtacagtgtataagcgttctaAATTGGCTTgatctttgattttgttttacagGTGTTGAGATCTGCATAGCTACTCCTGGACGCCTGATAGATTTCCTGGAGTCAGGAAAGACAAATCTTCGCCGATGTACTTACCTTGTACTGGATGAGGCCGATAGAATGCTTGATATGGGCTTTGAACCCCAGATCCGAAAAATTGTTGACCAAATCAGGGTGTGTAAAGCTGATAAGTTACGGTCTTTATGCCCTTTGACTGTTGCTGTTCCTTAGTCTAAAAGAAAGCCTTTCCTTTCCTCATAGCCTGATAGGCAGACATTGATGTGGAGTGCAACCTGGCCAAAAGAAGTAAGACAGCTTGCAGAGGATTTCCTTCGTGATTATACCCAGATCAACGTAGGCAATCTGGAGTTGAGTGCCAACCACAACATCCTCCAGATTGTGGATGTCTGCATGGAAAGTGAAAAAGACCACAAGTATGAATGAGATTTCACTCTGATTTGATAATGCCGATAAACCTTTTCTTAatcttctgaaattaaaatgttagagAAGCCAATATTTTTTGAGGCCTGAAAACGTTAAAAGCACTGCTAGCTTTCTAATAATGTATCTTTTATATTAGCAGTCCCCTACagttttggcaccagggactggtcttatggaagacaatttttccgtggaccAGGGTTGTGGGGTGGCGGAAGATGTGGTTTTGGGATTGATTCAAGTGCAtttcatttattgtgcagtcaaacctctctggtaatgataatctgcatttgcggCTGCTCCCCaccactagcatcactgcctcagctccaccttagatcatcaggcattagattctcataaggagtgcacagcctagatccctcgcacgCAAGGTTTGCAGTAGGGCTCTCACTCCTATGAGTAcaagaatctaatgctgccactgatctgacaggaggcagagcttctGTGGTGATGGCAAGCAatgggagtggctgtaaatacagatgaagcttcacatgtgtttattaaattttttgaaaaggtaatgTGAAAACAAAGTATTGTTACTTTGGGAGTTGCTGTTGCAAACCTGTCTTCTGTATAACTTACTAGGGCAATCTTTTCTGTGTGGTGACTGCATTGTTGGTCTTGTTTTCAGATTGATCCAACTGATGgaggaaataatggctgaaaaggaaaataagacaataatattTGTGGAGACAAAGAGGCGGTGTGATGACCTGACTCGAAGGATGCGCAGAGATGGGTGAGTACAGCACCAAGGTAATTAATCTCGGGTTTATAGTTAGTGGGAATTTCTAAATTGGTATTATAAATGTTGTGTAGTAATGCAGTAATGCCTACCATGTAATTTGTTCTTTCAGTGTACACAGTCATCTATTTGTGTAGCCTAACCTTATCAGAATTACATgatattaatagctttttttaaGCTTGGTTTTTCCCTTtgagatttctaaaatattaaccatttttcttctaatagttgGCCAGCTATGTGTATCCATGGAGACAAGAGTCAACCAGAAAGAGATTGGGTACTTAATGGTAAGCTCAAAACTAAGCTGCTTTTTgtgaagtttttgttgttttgtgtttttttttgtttgtttgtttgagacaaggtcttgctctgtcaccccggctggtgtacagtggtgtcatgatagctcgttacaacctcagattcctgggttcAGGCAGTTCTCTTGCTGCAGCCTCCTGAAACTAAGCATTTGGAATGCATTTTTCCCTAAACAAGTGTCTATGCTCTATGTCAGGAATCaacaaactttctgtaaagggtcacatagtaaatatttttgactttgaaGACCGAATGGTGGGTGGTCTCTGTGATGCTGCTCAATTCTGCTGTTATGTACCACAAAAGCAGCAGGCCATAGACAACATCTGAAGAAATGGCCTAGCTATGTTCCAACAAaacattatttgcaaatataagcATTGCCAGATTTGACCTGCAGGCCAGAATTTGTCTATCCCTGCTCTAGTTAACTGAGTACTGGGGATGCTTGTAGCGTATTTCCTTGGTCCTTTAAGGTCCATAATGCTAGTTCTTTACACTTTTTCTCAACTTAAATCACTCTTCCTTAGCTTTTTCCTTCCgataataaaagtaattatcCTTTGGAAAATTTGACAATTCACTGAaatgtttaaaggaaaatgatCCTTAATCATTAAGTTATATGTTAacatatttccttccagtcttctGGGTTTTTAGGATTACTTTAATGGGAAAGCCATTGAATAAAATGGAAGAGgccatatttaagaaataataaatcctATTTTTGgggaatatatgtatttttttcatttcacacaTTCTTTAAActtgcctccttcctccccttttggttttatttcatttgggaGATAGTTTTAAGGGGAAGAAATTCTAGCTTGCGTTAAATTTGTTACAAATTAATGTTACTTTATTATTAGTAAAGGTAGTAACTTTTTGTGTGTTGCCCTTCTGCCTAAGAGTaataaagattttcaaaagaattacTATTGTACATCTAAAGGGCTTGACCTTTTCTGGTACTGTtacttaatatttaaacattgtAGGGTAAACAGGTCAGATGGCTAGGaatgtttttttcattcattcattcatttatttttcagagttccGTTCTGGAAAGGCTCCCATCCTCATTGCCACAGATGTAGCCTCCCGTGGGCTAGGTTTGTATAGATAGGTGTCTCTGTCAATGGTATATGTATCTTTTGgtttaaaaatttgtcatttcaaattcaaatttatagTTGTGTATACGTATGTTTAGCTAAATACTTAAAGAGAAGAATACAAAGTGTGATTCCCCTTCCccctcaaaaattttttttttaactttggtatttttttct is a genomic window containing:
- the DDX17 gene encoding probable ATP-dependent RNA helicase DDX17 isoform X3 — protein: MTISKQFGARGGGGLPPKKFGNPGERLRKKKWDLSELPKFEKNFYVEHPEVARLTPYEVDELRRKKEITVRGGDVCPKPVFAFHHANFPQYVMDVLMDQHFTEPTPIQCQGFPLALSGRDMVGIAQTGSGKTLAYLLPAIVHINHQPYLERGDGPICLVLAPTRELAQQVQQVADDYGKCSRLKSTCIYGGAPKGPQIRDLERGVEICIATPGRLIDFLESGKTNLRRCTYLVLDEADRMLDMGFEPQIRKIVDQIRPDRQTLMWSATWPKEVRQLAEDFLRDYTQINVGNLELSANHNILQIVDVCMESEKDHKLIQLMEEIMAEKENKTIIFVETKRRCDDLTRRMRRDGWPAMCIHGDKSQPERDWVLNEFRSGKAPILIATDVASRGLDVEDVKFVINYDYPNSSEDYVHRIGRTARSTNKGTAYTFFTPGNLKQARELIKVLEEANQAINPKLMQLVDHRGGGGGGGKGGRSRYRTTSSANNPNLMYQDECDRRLRGVKDGGRRDSASYRDRGETDRAGYANGSGYGSPNSAFGAQAGQYTYGQGTYGAAAYGTSGYTAQEYGAGTYGASSTTSTGRSSQSSSQQFSGIGRSGQQPQPLMSQQFAQPPGATNMIGYMGQTAYQYPPPPPPPPPSRK
- the DDX17 gene encoding probable ATP-dependent RNA helicase DDX17 isoform X1; the protein is MRGGGFGDRDRDRDRGGFGARGGGGLPPKKFGNPGERLRKKKWDLSELPKFEKNFYVEHPEVARLTPYEVDELRRKKEITVRGGDVCPKPVFAFHHANFPQYVMDVLMDQHFTEPTPIQCQGFPLALSGRDMVGIAQTGSGKTLAYLLPAIVHINHQPYLERGDGPICLVLAPTRELAQQVQQVADDYGKCSRLKSTCIYGGAPKGPQIRDLERGVEICIATPGRLIDFLESGKTNLRRCTYLVLDEADRMLDMGFEPQIRKIVDQIRPDRQTLMWSATWPKEVRQLAEDFLRDYTQINVGNLELSANHNILQIVDVCMESEKDHKLIQLMEEIMAEKENKTIIFVETKRRCDDLTRRMRRDGWPAMCIHGDKSQPERDWVLNEFRSGKAPILIATDVASRGLDVEDVKFVINYDYPNSSEDYVHRIGRTARSTNKGTAYTFFTPGNLKQARELIKVLEEANQAINPKLMQLVDHRGGGGGGGKGGRSRYRTTSSANNPNLMYQDECDRRLRGVKDGGRRDSASYRDRGETDRAGYANGSGYGSPNSAFGAQAGQYTYGQGTYGAAAYGTSGYTAQEYGAGTYGASSTTSTGRSSQSSSQQFSGIGRSGQQPQPLMSQQFAQPPGATNMIGYMGQTAYQYPPPPPPPPPSRK
- the DDX17 gene encoding probable ATP-dependent RNA helicase DDX17 isoform X2, which gives rise to MRGGGFGDRDRDRDRGGFGARGGGGLPPKKFGNPGERLRKKKWDLSELPKFEKNFYVEHPEVARLTPYEVDELRRKKEITVRGGDVCPKPVFAFHHANFPQYVMDVLMDQHFTEPTPIQCQGFPLALSGRDMVGIAQTGSGKTLAYLLPAIVHINHQPYLERGDGPICLVLAPTRELAQQVQQVADDYGKCSRLKSTCIYGGAPKGPQIRDLERGVEICIATPGRLIDFLESGKTNLRRCTYLVLDEADRMLDMGFEPQIRKIVDQIRPDRQTLMWSATWPKEVRQLAEDFLRDYTQINVGNLELSANHNILQIVDVCMESEKDHKLIQLMEEIMAEKENKTIIFVETKRRCDDLTRRMRRDGWPAMCIHGDKSQPERDWVLNEFRSGKAPILIATDVASRGLDVEDVKFVINYDYPNSSEDYVHRIGRTARSTNKGTAYTFFTPGNLKQARELIKVLEEANQAINPKLMQLVDHRGGGGGGGGRSRYRTTSSANNPNLMYQDECDRRLRGVKDGGRRDSASYRDRGETDRAGYANGSGYGSPNSAFGAQAGQYTYGQGTYGAAAYGTSGYTAQEYGAGTYGASSTTSTGRSSQSSSQQFSGIGRSGQQPQPLMSQQFAQPPGATNMIGYMGQTAYQYPPPPPPPPPSRK